ttcttgcagagcgtagatatcaatgcgccttttccgaagggctcttgcgagttcctctgtCTTTCCAGTTAGCTGCTTGCTTGCGTCCTGACGCCGtgcatgcatcaagaacccttgcccatttctcgaaagGACCGACGCCTGTCCTgcagcgtcgactgaggtggacgccctagcatttctccgaggcttgtgattcaatccgatcatcatatttgtatgcattttcttggtcggcctgtcaccaactatactctatttatctctttccctgatctcagcattttatttttgttttactgaggatagtacctaaaaccctcctcctttacctgggcttgggaccagcatactatgttaatagcatggcggagttcggaGGCAGCTGCAATATTAACGTGAAAGGCGTTCCCACAAGATATCCCTCTGCTATGTTACAAGTGTTTGCTAAATCATAAACCCGTGCCATACTGGGCTGACTGGTACCTAGCCGGGGCCATCAACTGGCAGGTATGTATCGACTTGGTTCGGATATAGCAAGAATTGTTTGCATCCAATAGCTTGGCCCTGTCTGTCCGTGCACATTTGGCCTTCATTTATTGATGGGAAATCTAGCAATGGAAATGAGAATGTCGAAAAAAACAGAGATGGTAACAGGCACAATAAGGATGAAAAGTAATTGGGAATACTTCCGTCTTTTTCATTTAGACAGATTGATAGTATCAGGAAGTTTAGTGAGAAGCTCGTTTTTGTACAAGTATTTCAAGGTGACTAGGGAAAATGCTCGCTATGTAAATCTATCTATCGCATTATGCCGCATCTAAAGTTGGCCCCACAGCTAGCAACAATATCCTGGATTATTTAAAGGTCACATTGAGCTATTTTCTGCTTCCCCCCAAGTGTAATACTCAAATAACCAGCTATAACCAAGATCCCAATCGAATGCCGAGAGACTACTAACCCAGACTTTGTCCCATCCGTAAAAAATAAAGGGTTATATTGCATCTCATTGAAAGCCTCAATAACTCCGCAATATAGCCCGTTTATTGTGTCAAGGTAGGAAATAAATTTAATCCTCCCTTAAAAGAgtaatttgaattgtatttcGAATTGTTTATAGTCATGGACATTTCCTTACGCCTATAACACGCTCTTTATAtcgcaatttcattatgtcgttaAAAAGGATATGCGTCCCACGTCAAGCTGTGTCTACCACGTGCTCGTGCACACTGACTTGGTCCTGAATCACGAATCAACTTTTTCATTACAACGCCAGCATGCGCCCTGAAACCACCCATCGACTAATGGGGAAAACCTGTTGGGGGAAAATGAGTAAAGAATTGGAAAATACACGGGAATTTGTGGGAGGAGTCGCGAAATTCCAATATCAAAAGCAAAGGTGCGTTTCTCTAAAAACAGCGTTTATGCCAGATTTCGTATCTACAAATCAAAATTGTCGTCGTAGTTATCCTTAAAATTGAGGAGATGCTCCAGTACTTCCACGTACTCGTCCGACTCCAGACCAGTTTCCTTGAATCGATGGATTTTCGAAAGTTTTATTCGGCTCGCTTCGCGGTGTAACGACTCCAAAGTATCTGATAAATCTCCGGAACATTGAACTGTAGCGACCACAGGAACGGATATTAGTTTCTGATCTTCTATACGATTGATATCCTCCAGGAATCCTTCAAAGTTCAAGCGCGGATCGAACATTTCCATTGGATATGGGATTTTAACAGGATGAGGAGCCTCTACGGCCGACACATGTGCCAGGCTAGCATGATTTGAGCACTGGAAATACAACTGAAGCATTTCAGATACAGATTCGCATTTATAGGCTGCCATCTTCATTTGGCGTTGGGCTTGTTTCGACGGTCGTTTCAGGCGATTTTTTGGTATCCCACGGATACAGGCCGATTGTACGATGTAATCAGTCccgatttttgagttgggtgaGATCTGAGTGAACATGCTACCTTCCAATTTGTCCAGGCAATCAATCAAGTCTTCGTCGCTACGCATGGAAAATGGTAAGCCTAAGGCAGCTGCAGTCAATTTACGACCGTAGTTATTCAAATCCGAACAAAAGTTGGAGAGATAACAGGACGATACTGGGTTTTTGAGGCGATACCTTAAGGAAATGGTATCTAAAAAGGATGCTAAGATTGCTGATGTTTGGTATAAGTTGTCTGATTTGTAGTTTAACAATGGGAAGTGACGTGGAGCTCCAATCTGCCGCCATGCACGATCTGCCGTCGATAATGGAACGATTAGAGAACTTTGCTCCACCAGATGACTGTAAACTAGGGCGGTATTCACCACACAGATAGAGTTAGCTAGAGGTTCATCTGGAAATATACGAAGAGGAGGAAAAACAGATATTGATCAAAAAAGGATTTTCACTTAAAAGcgtattatatttttgtttggCGGTGAAAGGTTAAAGGTTTACTTTATACAAACCAGAAATATTagtttggggaaaaagtaatgttgtattttgtcaatGGATGGCAACACTTAATCATATCTTGAGTTGTACTTATcgtatcgggtcatactatacggcgatttgaagacgacaatttgGG
The DNA window shown above is from Hermetia illucens chromosome 5, iHerIll2.2.curated.20191125, whole genome shotgun sequence and carries:
- the LOC119658300 gene encoding protein misato, yielding MTSTREIITLQFGNYANYVGAHWWNIQESGFSYDPNGEPSEIDHDVLYREGVDYKGQVTYTPRLLLVDLKGALQHLPELGTLYESEPSTSAAASTSDRLESVQSSIPWDSEGVEVIKKEPQVKPEFQKDLDDPHVDITEKDYDFSTNAKTWSDFLYARYHPRTINIVKNYQHSDSVNSFDTFSNGSRIWQNEYYEDDFGDKIRQYMEECNNCQGFQTIFDCANGFGGLSLKCLEYLNDEYSKVNLAVPVFNPRSVLFENSDEPLANSICVVNTALVYSHLVEQSSLIVPLSTADRAWRQIGAPRHFPLLNYKSDNLYQTSAILASFLDTISLRYRLKNPVSSCYLSNFCSDLNNYGRKLTAAALGLPFSMRSDEDLIDCLDKLEGSMFTQISPNSKIGTDYIVQSACIRGIPKNRLKRPSKQAQRQMKMAAYKCESVSEMLQLYFQCSNHASLAHVSAVEAPHPVKIPYPMEMFDPRLNFEGFLEDINRIEDQKLISVPVVATVQCSGDLSDTLESLHREASRIKLSKIHRFKETGLESDEYVEVLEHLLNFKDNYDDNFDL